Genomic window (Marmota flaviventris isolate mMarFla1 chromosome X, mMarFla1.hap1, whole genome shotgun sequence):
AGACCCTGGAAACGCGGTGGCATCCCCTGCTGAAGAGCCACCGGAACTGCACCATTGCCATCCACATTGCTCAGAGGGACTGGGAAGACAGCTGCTGGAGGGAGCTGCTGGTGGAGAGGCTGCAGATGAGCCCTGGGCAGATTCAGGCCTTACTCTGGGAAGGGGAGAAGTTTGGCCGAGGAGTGATAGCTGGTAAGTGGGGGGCATGCCGACCAGGGTGCAGAGAGCTCCAGATTTGCCCCCCCGGATGGTGCTCTGAGGTTCATGGCTTCTGTTCGGTTTTCCCTTGAACTGGTGGGCATGTTTGCTGCAGTTTCCCTGAGCAGCACACCTTTGGAGGGGCCGCAAGAGGCACTGGGCTGGGGGTCTGCGGGCCTGGCTGCACACAACCTTGGTAAATCACCTCTCTCCTCTGGGCTGCAGTTGCTGTTTGTGATCTGAGAGGTGTCTGTCTGTGGCACGTGGCCACTGAGTGCATGCCTCCAAGTCCAGAAGGGGCAGCACTGCATACCGTTCCAGTTGAGTGGCCTCTAGAGTGAGGCTGCCTGCCCGGCTTCATGTGCCTGCCACACCCGTGATGTTCCCTGGGCGCGTGCCCAACCTCTCAGCTGTCCAGGTCCCGCATTGGCACCTGCCACCTGGTGACCTCCTGAGGCGTCCCGTTGGCAGTGGTTACCCCTGCAGGCACGGTGCCCTTCTGATAAGTAACTGCCACCTCAGCAGTCTTATGGGGCCCACCCATCCCTTGTGCGTCCTCAGTGAGGACAAGGCTCTTTCCTATTCATGTCACCCTGGATTTCATGAACAGAGTGTGGCAGGTCACCAGTGTTGAGTGAGAAAGACTCAACTTGCCTCTAGTCTTTTTAGTGATATTTTGGGCTCCAGCAGTGTGCCTTTCAATCACCCTGTCATCACACGGCGGGCCTTGGACTATGGAAGGGAAAGCCTTCTGTGTGTTTTCTCTTTGGGCACAGGGCTCGTGGACATCGGAGAAACGTTGCAGTACCCGGAAAACTTAGCTCCCGACGAGGTTGTGGAACTGGAAAATCAAGCTGTTCTTACCAACCTGCGGCAGAAGTATTTGACAGTGGTTTCAAACCCCAGGTGGTTACTGGAGCCTGTACCCCAGAAAGGGGGGAAGGATGTGTTTGAGGTGGACATTCCGGAACATCTGATCCCCGTGGCATACAAGGTGTGACCACTGTGGGCTCCAGAGAGGAAAGTTGTTGAGACACCCAGTAAATCATGAAACAGACCCAAGAAAATCAGGTTAAGTGTGAATCGCCACAGCCCTCAGCGCTGCTCGTGGACACAGATTGCTATGCTCACAAGAAGGGAACGGGGAAGGCGGACTTTCCCTGGGCAGTGCCTCCTTGGGCTCATTGAGATCATGTGTGGTACCTTGACCTTCAGGGGACAGGCAAGGCCACCAGGAAATGTCTTGGCATTGCCCCTAATTTTGGTCCAGCTACTTTCTAGATTGTGCAAATAAATGTCCAGATGGTAACTGTTTAGTGCTTGGGGCACCCTTGTGGCTTTTTCCGGCTCTTTCTTTGAGTCAGAGCTCTGGGGTGTATGAAGAGCACCCAGGGGCATGGTGGGAAGTCTGGGACCTGGCACTGAATCCTGCTGGAGAATGACCAGCAGGTCATGGCCCAGTGCATCCCAGGTGAAGAGAACACTGGACTTGGAGCAGCCATCTGTTCCCTCTTGTCATTCTCACGCTGTGggaaaagtgtccctgggttctgcATGGATGTCATGCAGCTACTTCCTTCCCAAGCAGAGGATCCTAAATAC
Coding sequences:
- the Eola1 gene encoding protein EOLA1 isoform X2, which translates into the protein MLVVAWPAVDILLHVLAKDSTGWNGIIHTPAPCLEPMVEQGLSDCAVTGRSSDPQGQCGFRAPGKDDFAGCEPKGKKMKFSCLSFRQPYAGFVLNGVKTLETRWHPLLKSHRNCTIAIHIAQRDWEDSCWRELLVERLQMSPGQIQALLWEGEKFGRGVIAGLVDIGETLQYPENLAPDEVVELENQAVLTNLRQKYLTVVSNPRWLLEPVPQKGGKDVFEVDIPEHLIPVAYKV
- the Eola1 gene encoding protein EOLA1 isoform X1; this translates as MVAGRSWTGATVDILLHVLAKDSTGWNGIIHTPAPCLEPMVEQGLSDCAVTGRSSDPQGQCGFRAPGKDDFAGCEPKGKKMKFSCLSFRQPYAGFVLNGVKTLETRWHPLLKSHRNCTIAIHIAQRDWEDSCWRELLVERLQMSPGQIQALLWEGEKFGRGVIAGLVDIGETLQYPENLAPDEVVELENQAVLTNLRQKYLTVVSNPRWLLEPVPQKGGKDVFEVDIPEHLIPVAYKV
- the Eola1 gene encoding protein EOLA1 isoform X3, translating into MVEQGLSDCAVTGRSSDPQGQCGFRAPGKDDFAGCEPKGKKMKFSCLSFRQPYAGFVLNGVKTLETRWHPLLKSHRNCTIAIHIAQRDWEDSCWRELLVERLQMSPGQIQALLWEGEKFGRGVIAGLVDIGETLQYPENLAPDEVVELENQAVLTNLRQKYLTVVSNPRWLLEPVPQKGGKDVFEVDIPEHLIPVAYKV